In one window of Pedosphaera parvula Ellin514 DNA:
- a CDS encoding c-type cytochrome, whose translation MNSPFAMALVGIAFLGLLCGCRHEMYDQPKSDPLEKSDFFKNGAASRPLVSGTVARGHLEADQAFYRGMIGTNLVTEFPMPITKQVLERGRERYEIYCSVCHARTGDGNGMIPQRGFPVPPSYHIDRLRDAPVGHFYDVITRGYGVMYSYASRVEPADRWAIAAYIRALQLSHNSRLENVPPADRAKLEGQNQ comes from the coding sequence TTGAATTCTCCATTCGCCATGGCGCTGGTTGGCATTGCCTTCCTTGGGCTTCTCTGCGGCTGCCGTCATGAGATGTACGATCAGCCCAAATCCGATCCGTTGGAAAAAAGTGATTTTTTTAAGAATGGTGCCGCGTCGCGTCCACTTGTTTCCGGAACTGTTGCCCGAGGTCATTTGGAGGCCGATCAAGCTTTCTACCGTGGCATGATTGGCACTAATCTGGTGACCGAGTTTCCCATGCCCATAACGAAGCAGGTGTTGGAGAGGGGCAGGGAACGCTACGAGATTTATTGTTCTGTTTGCCATGCGCGTACGGGCGATGGAAATGGCATGATTCCGCAACGCGGTTTCCCTGTGCCTCCGTCGTATCATATCGATCGTTTGCGTGACGCTCCCGTTGGACATTTTTACGACGTGATCACGCGGGGGTATGGAGTGATGTATTCTTATGCTTCACGCGTGGAACCAGCCGATCGTTGGGCCATTGCCGCCTATATCAGGGCACTGCAGCTCAGCCATAACTCCAGACTGGAGAATGTCCCTCCTGCTGACCGTGCAAAACTGGAAGGCCAAAATCAATGA
- a CDS encoding SCO family protein gives MKLLFHCPHGVKLACTWGLCFLLFVCTASSAKAEVVTDETLKKITFDQKLNQQIALELQFRDEQGRIVKLGDYFGKRPVILVLGYYGCPMLCTLVLNGMVEGLQDLKGSVGEQFEVVNVSIDPHETPALASAKKKTYLKRYGRAGAAGGWHFLTGDEASIRQLADEVGYRYAYDEKSRQYAHPSGLVILTPKAKVSHYLLGVNFPGEEMNSALKAAAADKVGSPVQQLLMLCFHYTPITGKYGVLVMTVVRICAFITLLLLSRLIFVTIRKDGAKAGRDLEVPIKTG, from the coding sequence GTGAAACTCCTCTTCCATTGCCCACACGGAGTGAAACTCGCCTGCACGTGGGGATTATGTTTTTTACTTTTCGTTTGTACGGCTTCGTCTGCAAAGGCGGAAGTGGTTACCGATGAAACTTTGAAGAAGATCACCTTCGACCAGAAGCTCAATCAGCAGATAGCCCTTGAATTGCAATTTCGAGACGAACAGGGACGCATTGTTAAACTTGGAGATTACTTTGGAAAACGGCCGGTTATTCTCGTTCTGGGCTATTACGGTTGTCCGATGCTTTGCACCCTTGTTCTCAATGGGATGGTGGAGGGTTTGCAGGATTTGAAAGGAAGTGTTGGAGAACAATTTGAAGTGGTTAATGTGAGCATTGACCCGCACGAGACTCCCGCCCTGGCCAGCGCCAAAAAGAAAACCTACCTGAAGCGCTATGGTCGGGCTGGTGCGGCGGGTGGATGGCATTTTCTTACCGGCGACGAAGCTTCCATACGGCAGTTGGCGGACGAGGTTGGCTATCGGTATGCATATGACGAAAAGAGCAGGCAGTATGCACACCCAAGCGGGTTGGTCATTCTGACTCCTAAGGCAAAGGTTTCGCATTACTTACTGGGAGTTAATTTTCCCGGAGAAGAAATGAATTCTGCCTTGAAGGCCGCGGCGGCGGATAAGGTGGGCTCGCCGGTGCAGCAATTGTTGATGCTTTGTTTTCATTACACACCGATCACTGGAAAGTATGGAGTGCTCGTGATGACCGTGGTCAGAATCTGTGCCTTTATCACTTTGTTGCTGTTGAGCAGATTGATCTTCGTCACAATAAGGAAAGATGGCGCTAAAGCCGGGCGGGACCTGGAGGTGCCAATAAAGACGGGCTGA
- a CDS encoding DUF3341 domain-containing protein — protein MKDEAAIHGLMAEFRTHKDLLGATQRCHAEGYRKMDAYSPFPVEGLAQALGRRKTAVPFTVLICGITGGLGGYFMQWYAMAVDYPFNIGGRPLHSWPAFIPITFELTVLCAALGAIIGMLAMNRLPQPYHPVFNVPEFRRASLDRFFLCIESSDPEFDPVATKRFLESLRPVRVSEVAP, from the coding sequence ATGAAAGATGAGGCCGCCATCCATGGGTTAATGGCAGAATTTCGTACCCACAAGGATTTGCTGGGAGCGACGCAACGCTGCCATGCCGAAGGTTACCGCAAGATGGACGCCTATTCACCATTTCCCGTGGAAGGACTTGCCCAAGCTCTGGGGCGGCGGAAGACCGCTGTCCCGTTTACGGTCCTGATTTGTGGCATCACGGGTGGTCTCGGTGGTTATTTCATGCAATGGTACGCGATGGCGGTGGACTATCCTTTCAACATCGGCGGGCGGCCGCTGCATAGCTGGCCTGCATTTATCCCGATTACCTTCGAACTCACCGTCCTCTGCGCAGCGCTGGGCGCAATCATTGGCATGTTGGCCATGAACCGACTGCCTCAACCCTACCACCCGGTTTTCAATGTTCCTGAATTCAGACGCGCCTCATTAGATCGATTCTTTTTATGCATTGAATCCTCAGATCCTGAGTTTGACCCGGTTGCGACCAAAAGGTTTTTGGAGAGCCTCAGGCCAGTGCGAGTTTCGGAGGTGGCTCCTTGA